From the genome of Deinococcus sp. AJ005, one region includes:
- a CDS encoding sensor histidine kinase, with protein MRVPSLPHPSVGAARMVRGGAAPASSGIHRRKTLRWRLTQFYTALLAVLLTTVAATTLLIMRNNLLTGVNRDLVTIYGQFVQFLPSQNLSPFNTDNRDEGGDLLGVRYQFPNYAFQVERLTFYDLPGLGAQLDQATTSAQRQSLLDALNSLRAQTRDSTGIDRTKPITLSDEQLAELINSPDGQLLIDQDVQEAYRDKPTPMRVLVRLAPLSLQPSPLGLPGSNETLTIAYVGRSLDDIQHTLADLRNVIVLLFLAGLITAGVGAYLLAGRALRPLGLVQRAAEGIGGQNLTERVPEPETGDEVQALAGALNSMLGRLEDSFEAQRRFTSDASHELRTPVTAISGHASYLLRRTSPSGQQQESLKIIRSESERLTNLIASLLQLARSDSGALVMARDPILSGLFLAEIARELMPLAQAQNSRLPVAGQDVTFEGDSDRLKQVIINLVSNALKAGARTITLSSQPEEDGTEVRLSVTDDGPGIPGDQLDRLFDRFYRLEDSRSRDVGGAGLGLSIARGIVEAHGGRIWLESEVGKGTAAHVQLPVGDVPILDDEDVP; from the coding sequence GTGAGGGTTCCTTCGTTGCCACATCCGTCCGTCGGGGCCGCCCGCATGGTCAGGGGGGGAGCTGCGCCCGCCAGTTCGGGAATCCACCGCCGCAAAACCCTGCGCTGGCGGCTGACCCAGTTCTACACGGCGCTGCTGGCTGTGCTGCTGACCACCGTGGCCGCCACCACGCTGCTGATCATGCGGAACAACCTGCTCACTGGCGTCAACCGCGATCTTGTGACCATTTACGGCCAGTTCGTGCAGTTTTTACCGTCTCAGAATCTGTCGCCCTTCAACACCGACAACCGGGACGAGGGGGGTGATCTGCTGGGCGTGCGCTACCAGTTTCCCAATTACGCCTTTCAAGTCGAGCGGCTGACCTTCTATGATCTGCCGGGTCTGGGTGCCCAGCTTGACCAGGCAACCACGTCCGCCCAACGCCAGAGTCTGCTTGATGCCCTCAATTCTCTGCGCGCTCAGACGCGCGATTCCACTGGGATTGACCGCACGAAGCCCATCACGCTGTCTGACGAACAACTGGCCGAGCTGATCAACTCGCCGGACGGCCAGTTGTTGATCGATCAGGACGTGCAGGAGGCGTACCGCGACAAGCCCACGCCCATGCGCGTGCTGGTGCGGCTGGCCCCGCTGTCCCTGCAACCCTCGCCGCTGGGGCTGCCAGGCAGCAACGAGACGCTGACCATCGCGTACGTGGGGCGTAGTCTGGACGACATCCAGCACACGCTGGCGGACCTGCGGAACGTCATTGTGCTGCTCTTTTTAGCGGGCCTGATCACAGCGGGGGTGGGCGCTTACCTGCTGGCGGGGCGGGCGCTGCGACCCCTGGGGCTGGTGCAGCGCGCCGCCGAGGGCATCGGCGGACAGAACCTGACCGAGCGCGTGCCCGAACCCGAAACGGGGGACGAGGTGCAGGCGCTGGCCGGGGCGCTGAACAGCATGCTGGGCCGCCTGGAAGACAGTTTCGAGGCCCAGCGCAGGTTCACCAGTGACGCCAGCCATGAACTGCGAACGCCGGTCACCGCCATCAGCGGCCACGCCAGCTATCTGCTGCGCCGCACCAGTCCCAGCGGACAGCAGCAGGAAAGCCTCAAGATCATCCGCAGCGAGTCCGAGCGGCTGACCAACCTGATCGCCAGCCTGCTGCAACTGGCCCGCAGTGACAGCGGCGCGCTGGTGATGGCCCGCGATCCGATCCTGTCGGGCCTGTTTCTGGCCGAAATTGCCCGTGAGCTGATGCCGCTGGCCCAAGCCCAGAACTCGCGCCTGCCGGTGGCCGGGCAGGACGTGACCTTCGAGGGCGACAGTGACCGCCTCAAGCAGGTGATCATCAATCTGGTCAGCAACGCCCTCAAGGCCGGGGCGCGGACCATCACCCTGAGCAGCCAGCCGGAAGAGGACGGCACCGAGGTGCGCCTGAGCGTGACCGACGACGGCCCCGGTATTCCTGGGGACCAACTGGACCGTCTGTTTGACCGTTTCTACCGTCTGGAAGACAGCCGCAGCCGCGATGTGGGCGGCGCGGGCCTGGGCCTGAGCATCGCGCGCGGCATCGTGGAGGCGCACGGGGGCCGCATCTGGCTGGAGAGCGAGGTGGGCAAGGGGACGGCGGCACACGTACAGTTGCCCGTGGGTGACGTGCCGATTCTGGATGACGAGGACGTGCCGTAG